The following nucleotide sequence is from Ornithodoros turicata isolate Travis chromosome 2, ASM3712646v1, whole genome shotgun sequence.
TGATAAGATATTGTACCAGCTGTGAGAGCTGAAATTACACAATAGACAAGCTAATTGATTGTGTTGCGTACACCACGCCGTGTCAGCAGAACCGACCGTTTATTACGGAGAAAAGCGCGCAGTTATGCCTTGCGCCATACAGCAACACCTACCGCTATAACCGCCCTGTCTCAGCCAAAACAAAATCTGGGCTGATCCAGATAAATAGGTTCGGGGTTAATCGGAGCCCAGCTGTACAAATTTCTCGACGCAATAGAAAGCGCCCCGATATCTCTTCCTGACGATTCTTTCTTCATCTGGTCTGATTCGGAAAGTAGGCTGCTTTCGCATGCATACGGACTGACGCGTCGGCATAGTAACCTGATACGACAATCGCGTCAGAAAAATTTGCGTGTTATGCCTCCTTTAGTGACCCCAGCCAGGGGAGCTGGTTACATAGAGATCGGAGATAACAAATTGTACATTCACGATCCGACGTCTGCCGTCTCATTTGCATCTGCAGGAAGTGCGAATGCCGCATTTACCAGATCGCGCTGCAAACCACAGTACAGTACGGGGAGTTGTCCAAATGGTATTGCCGTCCGAGAGTCCTCAGAACTAATTGCGCATCTGCGAGTTAGTAAAGTAATTGGTAATTTGTTATCCGCTTATTAGTGCGCAGGTACATCTTTCTCCACTGCATGATGAGTAGATTGTTAACGAAGATATCTGATGGAACCTTCTGATAAAAGTGCAAAAACATTCAGTTAGAATTGCATCAGGTAGAGAGGAAGTGTGGTAAAGAGAGTCAACAAGATTGGAAACAAAGCAGACTCGGACAAAAGTAGAAACCGGCGAAATAATAGCTGGGCAGGCACACAAACTAACATTATATCTGATACTTTCCTCATTCCCATGGGTGGCATGCATTGCGACGGTATTTCCCAAAACGAAAAGCTAACAGCACAGCGTAAATTGCTTAATAAGCGCCGTGTTACAAGCGCAGCTAACAGGGACAAGGGGGAGACAGACAACAcagcgctaacttccaacaatTTTATCGAACCAAGTCGAACCAAATTGAACCAAATTGTCCCTGTTAGCTGCGATTGTAACACGAtgttcatgtaccaacaagcccagattGCTGCATTGCTTAAAAAGCTAGACTTTCTGTCCTGGAGCTTACCCAGGCCATAACTGAAGAGCTCTATCAGCCGTACAATGCTTAACCTCAGATGACACGACAAAACGTGCGGTCCAGAGTCGCTCCACTTTCTCTGCCATTGCCCTGAGAAACTGTATCGTTAACGGACAACGAATCCCTTAATGCTTTCACCGCAACCGCACACACGATTTCATGAGTTAGCCAGCCTATTGTCATAGATTGCGCAAGCTTCTCGCCATCCATCTTCAACTTTTCGCTCCCATGACCCTATCATGCGTAGCTGGCAAAATGAGTGATCGCGGGGCTACTTTCTGTCCACGCGAAACCTGTCCAAAGACGAGAGGATATGTCTTTCACCCTCGTGCTACTGTCAAGAAACGGGTCGGAAATGTGTATTGTCTGTCTTTAACGAACTTGCCCGTAGTGATTATGGGACCCGGTTTCATAATTGCGGGCAGAGGTATCCCTTTCCCTGCTAGCGGCATTCGGTGGAAGAATCATGCGCGGGAGCAGCGCCAACGAACGAAGCATCGCCTCTCTCTTCCCGCGTTCAAGGCCTGGGCGTCGAAAGGAGCCTCAAAAAGTGTCGCCCAAGAGCTCGCTAGCGCATTGTGCACTCCTCCACTTCCGAAGGACAACGCTAGGATGCTTTTCTCTTTCCGGAGGCTGTGCTCTGGAGAAAATCTTGAGGTGCTTCTCCGACGAGCTGCTCATCATCTTCCATCCACGCTTCTGTGATGCGCTTTGTGAACCGGTGATTGGGTTCAACTTCGACAGCAATTAGGGATAATACTGCGGACAGGAAGACAGTGCAACTATAGCGAGTGGTGATCCTTCCAATGTTCAGGTGTGTCCATTGGTGTCCTCTATGGATATGCTGCTCACGTCTTCAGGCGCTCTAGGAAAGGGAGAGGCGAAACACCGTAAAAGCAGGAATTTTCGTGCCGCTAGTTATTGGTAGCGACGATAGAAAGGTAAACAGTAATTGCCGTTTGCAACCACTGGTTTACGCGAAGCCCAACTGACCCATTGAGTGCAGTTTGTTGCGGAACTATTTTAGGGGACATTTTCCACTTCCACACTTCCAATAACTAAACGTTGGTTCCATGCTTGTTCCAACATAGTTTCGTTATTTTCAGCTCTCGGAAATATATGCTTGAACGTCAAGGTCAAGTTCACCGGAGGTGCTGCGGCAAAAGCCTCGGACTACCAGCATTCTGACTGAGATCAGCATCATCCCATAACTGCACAGAACATGCACCGCGAAATTAGGGTCCCGCGAAATATTTCCCAAGCGTCCCGCCATGCGAATTCAGAAATTAGTAATGCAGCGAAATTAACCACATAAGATGCGTTTTCACCACACGGCTCCAAAGTCCGTGGATTATGGTTGTACAGGCACTGTAAGGCATAACCTGGAGACAGCTGTGACATGAATATATCGTTGTTAATGAATTTTGTACACCTGACTGGGAGTTCATCAGGCAAAAAACTATAGTGCCGTTACGGGTTTCGTTTTCGTGGTTATTGGCTATACTACTAAGGAGCGTTGTGGCTTTTTGTGTTGTGTTATTGACAGTGTGTTTTACAGTTTTTTACAGTTTTGTTTTACTGTTGACAGTATGTTGACAGTGTTGTTTAAGTTCATAAATAAGCTAATCCCAAAAGTGGCCCAACAGCACCTACTGAAGGTTGTCAGTCATACGAACCCATGAAGTACTGCGTGCCAACAAGGAAGTTAATAAAGGAACTTTGCCGTCGCGCGTGAAATGGTTTTCGAACCATGAGTAATAATCGGTGCAAGCACGACTTTCTAACAATGGATTCAGACTACGTAAATATTGTAAATAATCACAACCAATTTTCAGTCGAATTTTGCTTGGTATGTGTACATACGAATGGtatattgtacatatttttagcaGTTTGACATACTTGTAACGATAGTTTGCACGTAGAACATTTACGTTGTTAAAGTGTTAGTGAACAGCAAAGTGTATTCTGCCcagttacttgtgtaattaggtaactatgttaataaaatattctgaagaGCACGACTTTCAGGATTACATGTAAACTAATGTTTCGTGCGAAAGTTAGAAGATAATGCAGGAGGTTACTATTCAGAAAGTAACCTAAATTTCTACCAAGACAGCACCAAGGACGGAATAGCCCTAAGTGAAGGTTAGGGGAAACCTGCAGCCGGTAACTTTATCGATGTTCGCCGTTGACGGCTATCTCGAGCGCGTACTTAATTAGGGGCATAAGGAGGTGCTTATCAATTGAGTTTAGGTGCTATGAGAGCAGATAATATCCCTAGACATGACTAGTTGTGTCTCATTAGCGTCCTGTTTGTATGTGAAAATAATGCTTACGTTGCGTTGTTTGCGTCATAGGATATACATAATGTTCTCACATGCATATTCATTATTGTAACCGTCTTCACCTGGCCACTGCATGCGTATTTACATTCCAACAACAATGCACGGGAACCTTGCCAAGTGAATTCCATAGAAGAGATGAACACCTCTCGTAAGTGCAATAGCGCGTAACGTTCACAAAATAGTGCCTCCTTTTCTGGGCACGTGGTTTCTAGAAGAAAGTAGAAGCAATCCACGGTACGTGGAACCCGATAACGCGTTGAAGAGGAACAAATGAAGGGAGCATCCGGAATAAGGGGCTTCGGCCTTGATATTAGGGAAACTTATTCAGCTAGTCAGATGTAGTCAAGTGAGGGACAGCTAGTGGGGAAAGGGGAGCGCTTATATCTTCGCGCAGCACTGTAATGTCAAACATAGGCGAACGCCTGCGTCTTCTGGAACATTCAAGTTTCTCGTCATTTCTTTCAGCTCTGTTGGAATGTACGTCAACGTGTGTGCTAGCCTGGTGCTACTAGCATACGTCACGTCTGCGTCTGAAAATGACATTTTCCCAGCGGCACCCGTGGTCTGCCCCCAAATGGGCTGTCTCAGAGGTAGAAGAACTCTTGTGCAGGGGAAAATCATCAACCAGTACGTCGGCATCCCTTATGCAATGCCACCTACGGGAGCCAATCGCTTCAAGAAGCCGGAGCCCCAGTATTCGTGGGGTTCCCACGTGTTTAACGCCACTGCAACACCACCTTCGTGTCCGCAACACTACTTCTACGCGGATACGCGCTGGAACAACTACGACGTGAGCATCAACGAAGACTGCTTGTATCTGAACGTCTGGTCACCTGAAGAATGTTACTTTGACGAGACATGCGACAAGAAACCCGTCGTCGTATTCATACACGGAGGTGCGTTCACGTATGGGGGTATCGAGAAATCTTCCGGAGACCTGTCCAACTTAGCTGCCACGGCTAACGTAGTTGCAGTGTCTATGAACTATCGCTTGAACGCCTTGGGTTTTCTTTATGGACGCAGTGAAGACGTGCCGGGAAATGTTGGACTGTACGATCAGAACATGGCCTTGAAGTGGGTGAAGGACAACATCGAGTCCTTCAACGGAGATCCCAAAAGTGTAACAATAGTAGGTCATGACGCTGGTGCTCAAAGTGTCGGTTACCACATAGTGTCACCAAAAAGCAGGAACTTGTTCAAGAGAGCAGTGCTGTTGAGCGGTAGTCCATATACAACGATGCCGCTGAATAAACAAGACATTGCATACAACAGAGGGATTGCTGTAGCTCGAAAGCTTGGGTGTAGCGCAGACAAACTCATGGAGTGCTTGCGTGAGAAAGACGCCATGGACGTTGCTGCTAAGTCACAATATGAGTACAGACGAGGTGATCTGTCACTGCTGCCGGTCTTCGGAGAGGACTTTTTGCCACGGTCTCCAAAAGAGTTGATGAAGGAAATAGAAGATATCCGTGGTCTGGAGGTCCTGATGGGAATCACCGAAGAAGATGGTTCGGACGATCTCTACTACAATGGGTATTTTGACGCGGAACCAGTTGAAGAAATGAAGATGGGCGACATCAGTTACGCTGTAGGACTGTTCTACGGGATGATGTATAAGAAGAATGCCCTGCCGATTATAAAGTACTACTTGGGCAACGTTTCGAGAAGTGACCCTAGCGACATGATTAAAGCTGGAGGTCGCGCCATTGGAGACGGAATGACATTGTGCCCAGAGAATAATTTTGCCGAAGACTTGGCCGACAGAGGGGCGAAAGTGTACTACTTCATGCTCACCCAGAAGTCTTCGTTTGGCTCTGAGCTGCTGGGACCGACTGGTGGTG
It contains:
- the LOC135385710 gene encoding acetylcholinesterase-like isoform X4, coding for MFSSVGMYVNVCASLVLLAYVTSASENDIFPAAPVVCPQMGCLRGRRTLVQGKIINQYVGIPYAMPPTGANRFKKPEPQYSWGSHVFNATATPPSCPQHYFYADTRWNNYDVSINEDCLYLNVWSPEECYFDETCDKKPVVVFIHGGAFTYGGIEKSSGDLSNLAATANVVAVSMNYRLNALGFLYGRSEDVPGNVGLYDQNMALKWVKDNIESFNGDPKSVTIVGHDAGAQSVGYHIVSPKSRNLFKRAVLLSGSPYTTMPLNKQDIAYNRGIAVARKLGCSADKLMECLREKDAMDVAAKSQYEYRRGDLSLLPVFGEDFLPRSPKELMKEIEDIRGLEVLMGITEEDGSDDLYYNGYFDAEPVEEMKMGDISYAVGLFYGMMYKKNALPIIKYYLGNVSRSDPSDMIKAGGRAIGDGMTLCPENNFAEDLADRGAKVYYFMLTQKSSFGSELLGPTGGEDMLYMLGSMSHMTANDEERKLSHRMMRMVGEFARTGRPSLPLQKPWPPYSRENPFYVSVSARNMSINFGPRLDECAFWQAFWAPYRGRSGGTAPKVQHIVLG
- the LOC135385710 gene encoding cholinesterase 1-like isoform X1, with translation MVLPALEQRRRWWWWRKVSPSSASQSLGLGLFQLCVTTSGASQCIIKYLFCTHACSVGMYVNVCASLVLLAYVTSASENDIFPAAPVVCPQMGCLRGRRTLVQGKIINQYVGIPYAMPPTGANRFKKPEPQYSWGSHVFNATATPPSCPQHYFYADTRWNNYDVSINEDCLYLNVWSPEECYFDETCDKKPVVVFIHGGAFTYGGIEKSSGDLSNLAATANVVAVSMNYRLNALGFLYGRSEDVPGNVGLYDQNMALKWVKDNIESFNGDPKSVTIVGHDAGAQSVGYHIVSPKSRNLFKRAVLLSGSPYTTMPLNKQDIAYNRGIAVARKLGCSADKLMECLREKDAMDVAAKSQYEYRRGDLSLLPVFGEDFLPRSPKELMKEIEDIRGLEVLMGITEEDGSDDLYYNGYFDAEPVEEMKMGDISYAVGLFYGMMYKKNALPIIKYYLGNVSRSDPSDMIKAGGRAIGDGMTLCPENNFAEDLADRGAKVYYFMLTQKSSFGSELLGPTGGEDMLYMLGSMSHMTANDEERKLSHRMMRMVGEFARTGRPSLPLQKPWPPYSRENPFYVSVSARNMSINFGPRLDECAFWQAFWAPYRGRSGGTAPKVQHIVLG
- the LOC135385710 gene encoding acetylcholinesterase-like isoform X2, which gives rise to MVFQSSVGMYVNVCASLVLLAYVTSASENDIFPAAPVVCPQMGCLRGRRTLVQGKIINQYVGIPYAMPPTGANRFKKPEPQYSWGSHVFNATATPPSCPQHYFYADTRWNNYDVSINEDCLYLNVWSPEECYFDETCDKKPVVVFIHGGAFTYGGIEKSSGDLSNLAATANVVAVSMNYRLNALGFLYGRSEDVPGNVGLYDQNMALKWVKDNIESFNGDPKSVTIVGHDAGAQSVGYHIVSPKSRNLFKRAVLLSGSPYTTMPLNKQDIAYNRGIAVARKLGCSADKLMECLREKDAMDVAAKSQYEYRRGDLSLLPVFGEDFLPRSPKELMKEIEDIRGLEVLMGITEEDGSDDLYYNGYFDAEPVEEMKMGDISYAVGLFYGMMYKKNALPIIKYYLGNVSRSDPSDMIKAGGRAIGDGMTLCPENNFAEDLADRGAKVYYFMLTQKSSFGSELLGPTGGEDMLYMLGSMSHMTANDEERKLSHRMMRMVGEFARTGRPSLPLQKPWPPYSRENPFYVSVSARNMSINFGPRLDECAFWQAFWAPYRGRSGGTAPKVQHIVLG
- the LOC135385710 gene encoding acetylcholinesterase-like isoform X3 → MGLRSVGMYVNVCASLVLLAYVTSASENDIFPAAPVVCPQMGCLRGRRTLVQGKIINQYVGIPYAMPPTGANRFKKPEPQYSWGSHVFNATATPPSCPQHYFYADTRWNNYDVSINEDCLYLNVWSPEECYFDETCDKKPVVVFIHGGAFTYGGIEKSSGDLSNLAATANVVAVSMNYRLNALGFLYGRSEDVPGNVGLYDQNMALKWVKDNIESFNGDPKSVTIVGHDAGAQSVGYHIVSPKSRNLFKRAVLLSGSPYTTMPLNKQDIAYNRGIAVARKLGCSADKLMECLREKDAMDVAAKSQYEYRRGDLSLLPVFGEDFLPRSPKELMKEIEDIRGLEVLMGITEEDGSDDLYYNGYFDAEPVEEMKMGDISYAVGLFYGMMYKKNALPIIKYYLGNVSRSDPSDMIKAGGRAIGDGMTLCPENNFAEDLADRGAKVYYFMLTQKSSFGSELLGPTGGEDMLYMLGSMSHMTANDEERKLSHRMMRMVGEFARTGRPSLPLQKPWPPYSRENPFYVSVSARNMSINFGPRLDECAFWQAFWAPYRGRSGGTAPKVQHIVLG
- the LOC135385710 gene encoding acetylcholinesterase-like isoform X5, which codes for MYVNVCASLVLLAYVTSASENDIFPAAPVVCPQMGCLRGRRTLVQGKIINQYVGIPYAMPPTGANRFKKPEPQYSWGSHVFNATATPPSCPQHYFYADTRWNNYDVSINEDCLYLNVWSPEECYFDETCDKKPVVVFIHGGAFTYGGIEKSSGDLSNLAATANVVAVSMNYRLNALGFLYGRSEDVPGNVGLYDQNMALKWVKDNIESFNGDPKSVTIVGHDAGAQSVGYHIVSPKSRNLFKRAVLLSGSPYTTMPLNKQDIAYNRGIAVARKLGCSADKLMECLREKDAMDVAAKSQYEYRRGDLSLLPVFGEDFLPRSPKELMKEIEDIRGLEVLMGITEEDGSDDLYYNGYFDAEPVEEMKMGDISYAVGLFYGMMYKKNALPIIKYYLGNVSRSDPSDMIKAGGRAIGDGMTLCPENNFAEDLADRGAKVYYFMLTQKSSFGSELLGPTGGEDMLYMLGSMSHMTANDEERKLSHRMMRMVGEFARTGRPSLPLQKPWPPYSRENPFYVSVSARNMSINFGPRLDECAFWQAFWAPYRGRSGGTAPKVQHIVLG